The following coding sequences lie in one Thermosulfuriphilus ammonigenes genomic window:
- the dnaB gene encoding replicative DNA helicase, protein MPRGKTKEILSHRLPPQNIEAEQCVLGSILIENSALLKVVEILRPEDFYREAHAKIFAAMLDLFERGEPIDLVTVHNALNDKAQLNEVGGPAYLAELAGLVPTAANIHYYARIVREKAILRELIRKTTEIAAACYDEIGSVDDILESAEQAIFEVSQARVKQAFYPLKRVINDSVRHIERLYERKELITGVPTGFHEFDRLTAGLQPSDLIIVAGRPSMGKTSFALNIAQYAALEAEIPTAIFSLEMSKEQLALRMLCGEAKVDAHKVRTGFLSDRDWERLTRAADKLSRAPIFIDDTPGISVLEMRAKARRLKSEHGLGLIIVDYLQLMRGREQKDRREQEISEISRSLKAMAKELHVPVIALSQLNRKVEERPDKRPQLADLRESGAIEQDADVIVFIYRDEVYNKESPYKGTADIIIGKQRNGPTGEFRLAFLKQFSAFGNLASQPEEALASPV, encoded by the coding sequence GTGCCTCGAGGAAAGACCAAGGAAATCCTCTCTCATCGCCTACCGCCTCAAAACATTGAGGCCGAACAGTGTGTCCTCGGCAGCATTCTCATAGAGAACAGTGCCCTCCTTAAGGTGGTAGAAATCCTCCGGCCGGAGGATTTCTACCGCGAAGCCCACGCCAAGATCTTTGCCGCCATGCTTGATCTCTTCGAGAGGGGCGAACCTATAGATCTCGTTACCGTCCATAACGCCCTTAATGATAAGGCCCAGCTGAACGAGGTCGGAGGGCCGGCCTATTTGGCTGAGCTGGCTGGTCTTGTCCCCACAGCGGCCAATATTCATTATTATGCCCGAATTGTTCGGGAAAAGGCCATCCTGCGGGAGCTTATCCGCAAGACTACCGAAATCGCTGCCGCTTGTTACGACGAGATCGGCTCTGTTGACGACATCTTGGAATCTGCCGAGCAGGCTATCTTTGAAGTCTCACAGGCCCGGGTCAAACAGGCCTTTTATCCTCTCAAGAGGGTAATAAACGACAGCGTTCGTCATATTGAGCGCCTTTACGAACGAAAAGAGCTTATCACCGGAGTCCCCACCGGTTTTCATGAGTTTGATCGTCTAACGGCCGGTCTCCAGCCTTCGGACCTTATCATTGTGGCCGGTCGCCCCAGCATGGGCAAAACCTCTTTTGCCCTTAACATTGCCCAGTATGCGGCCCTTGAGGCCGAAATCCCAACGGCCATTTTCTCCCTGGAGATGTCCAAAGAACAACTGGCCCTGCGGATGCTCTGTGGCGAGGCCAAGGTGGATGCCCATAAGGTCCGGACAGGATTTCTCTCGGACCGAGACTGGGAACGTCTGACTCGAGCGGCGGATAAGCTCTCTCGGGCCCCTATATTTATAGATGATACTCCGGGGATAAGCGTATTGGAGATGCGGGCCAAGGCCCGTCGTCTTAAGTCTGAACATGGTCTGGGGTTGATCATCGTTGACTACCTTCAGCTGATGCGGGGAAGGGAGCAAAAAGATCGCCGGGAGCAAGAAATTTCCGAAATTTCCCGCTCCCTTAAGGCCATGGCCAAAGAGCTCCATGTTCCGGTAATAGCCCTCTCTCAGCTCAATCGCAAGGTGGAGGAGCGTCCGGATAAACGCCCCCAACTGGCTGATTTACGGGAGTCAGGGGCTATTGAGCAGGATGCTGATGTCATTGTCTTTATCTATCGAGACGAGGTTTATAACAAAGAAAGTCCCTATAAGGGCACGGCTGACATCATCATCGGTAAACAACGCAATGGCCCTACGGGGGAGTTTCGTCTTGCCTTTCTTAAGCAATTCTCGGCCTTCGGAAACCTGGCCTCCCAACCAGAAGAGGCCCTGGCCAGCCCTGTCTAA